The following are encoded together in the Zygosaccharomyces rouxii strain CBS732 chromosome C complete sequence genome:
- the MGA1 gene encoding Mga1p (some similarities with uniprot|P53050 Saccharomyces cerevisiae YGR249W) gives MHTKTFIHQLHAILNDATLAEWIRWSDDQDGVFVLRPYDKWFSTLVLKRYFKHGNVSSFVRQLHMYGFHKLSNFGSESSASGGSSISQLHGPPPPAKDKSATVWFFTHPLGIFTRNASAATLNRIPRKSTGVGRDGKRKNVLSTVCVNYISQNDPGRATSPLSKAPEDLPSAEINTGATSDRRHYNSLPVLPHLYIRDQIWNKSRAISLPDITQRHVPTAATPGSAAPTTQSHAHAQMGAQPWYYTSSSPAFTQLPTDVQSNVHYLEHTMVKIVELLPLLCKGSIPHQDSQEILNTLRSLRRELLSRDARFNDSSPSFSSVPSNFDDTKNWYNE, from the coding sequence ATGCATACCAAGACGTTCATCCACCAGCTTCATGCAATATTGAATGATGCTACCCTTGCCGAGTGGATTCGTTGGTCCGATGATCAAGATGGTGTGTTTGTACTGAGGCCGTACGACAAGTGGTTCAGTACTttagttttgaaaagatatTTTAAACATGGTAATGTGAGTAGTTTTGTTCGTCAGTTGCACATGTATGGTTTCCATAAGCTATCCAACTTCGGTTCTGAAAGTTCTGCTTCTGGTGGGTCTTCCATCTCGCAATTGCATGGACCACCGCCACCAGCAAAAGATAAGTCAGCAACCGTTTGGTTCTTTACACATCCACTGGGGATATTTACTAGAAATGCAAGTGCGGCTACTTTGAACAGGATTCCAAGGAAAAGTACGGGTGTTGGCAGAGATGGTAAAAGGAAGAACGTTTTATCGACAGTTTGTGTCAATTACATTTCACAAAATGATCCTGGTAGGGCTACTTCACCACTTAGTAAAGCTCCTGAGGATCTACCGTCAGCTGAAATCAATACTGGAGCTACTAGTGATCGTCGACACTATAATTCGTTACCGGTGTTACCGCACTTATACATTAGAGACCAAATTTGGAATAAATCGAGAGCGATCTCATTACCAGACATTACCCAACGACATGTACCGACTGCGGCGACACCCGGTTCTGCTGCTCCCACAACACAGTCGCATGCACATGCACAAATGGGGGCACAACCATGGTATTATacatcatcttcaccagcTTTTACACAATTACCGACAGACGTACAATCAAATGTACATTACTTAGAACACACGATGgttaaaattgttgaattaTTACCACTGCTCTGCAAGGGCTCCATACCACATCAAGACtctcaagaaattttgaatacGTTACGGTCATTGAGACGAGAATTACTTTCGAGGGATGCGAGGTTTAATGattcttcaccttcttttAGTTCGGTGCCGTCAAATTTCGATGAtacaaaaaattggtataatgagtaa
- a CDS encoding 6-phosphogluconolactonase (similar to uniprot|P53315 Saccharomyces cerevisiae YGR248W) translates to MVHVYSSQRPEFVRRVGKYILEAQEEALKDDPKAHFIVGISGGSLVKTLYEALIQDQEFAPKVRWSQWQLYFVDERIVPLDDPDSNYGAFKNGVLNPLAHSGGHLNLGPTVFAINESLVNGGPAEKDQLAKEYADELPSSPFDLLLLGCGPDGHTCSLFPGEKHRYLLDLKEPVAHVSESPKPPSDRITFTLPIIEQSNRVAFVAEGESKKQIMHEIFDKHDTSLPTAKINSLIPTKVSWFVDPGAWQLVQTVKPE, encoded by the coding sequence ATGGTTCACGTATATTCTAGTCAGAGACCCGAATTCGTTCGTCGTGTTGGTAAGTATATCCTGGAAGCTCAAGAAGAGGCCCTTAAGGACGATCCAAAGGCTCATTTCATTGTTGGTATTTCAGGTGGATCCCTCGTCAAGACTCTTTATGAGGCACTTATTCAAGATCAAGAGTTTGCACCAAAGGTTAGATGGTCCCAGTGGCAATTGTACTTCGttgatgaaagaattgttcCACTAGATGATCCAGACAGTAACTATGGTGCTTTTAAGAATGGTGTTCTTAACCCTCTAGCTCACAGCGGTGGccatttgaatttgggTCCTACCGTTTTTGCCATTAACGAATCTCTAGTTAATGGAGGTCCAGCTGAAAAGGACCAATTAGCCAAGGAATACGCTGACGAATTGCCATCTTCACCCTTTGACCTACTGCTACTGGGTTGCGGTCCTGATGGCCATACTTGTTCACTGTTCCCAGGTGAAAAGCACCGTTACTTGCTTGACTTGAAAGAACCAGTGGCCCACGTTTCCGAGTCTCCTAAACCACCAAGTGACCGTATTACTTTCACTCTGCCAATTATCGAGCAATCTAATCGTGTGGCATTCGTGGCTGAGGGAGAGAGCAAGAAGCAAATTATgcatgaaatttttgacaaGCACGATACAAGCTTGCCAACTGCCAAGATTAACTCATTGATCCCAACAAAGGTCTCGTGGTTTGTGGATCCGGGTGCATGGCAATTAGTACAAACCGTTAAACCAGAATAA
- the DNA2 gene encoding bifunctional ATP-dependent DNA helicase/ssDNA endodeoxyribonuclease DNA2 (similar to uniprot|P38859 Saccharomyces cerevisiae YHR164C DNA2 Essential tripartite DNA replication factor with single-stranded DNA-dependent ATPase ATP-dependent nuclease and helicase activities required for Okazaki fragment processing involved in DNA repair pathways potential Cdc28p substrate) has translation MPRTPQKKRSGSLVVSPEATTSKNRPPITSAATERDNLDERRRRKNYQFAPINNLDNNNKPENSVLKSISVSQVRNTSYSNSKKVQRSKQQQKATLQPSFKNDPILKPVRRQESLEEGPTEEVIWKYSPTARDLSDKVNSSNDNSEDNVQAEKDQEPSSTPLVPKRLKSVLSFTNINDREQSEPPLTTLSMQQRDSLRSRGTTDSMKESLRDIDDILGDIEGDLSMKPKLNRVNDLPSSPSGIQQRQENVEEDYEDSDSNNGDESLINILTQKPTLDDPTPELPTPGTTAPAPAPGPTAPAPAPVLPEHKSSSDNELLDDSLLDYFEEDEKNNDEITDNLANKDLEDLNQVGKQFSQNLNIEKNDGNEDPESSDSEIISENQEFIELAKSAVIREGVERLVILNVSELQLPKVGRQKILHCIDHKGETSSVMVRHPWVYLEFSRGDAIHIIQGQNVDNKRLLSDDINPKTNVRNDNLLVLNPDILLSATTVGNSIGCLRRSTIETIFDDPRGEPKISMTIGNIVHELLQDALRCKLENQKLTVDYLEEVLDSLLKTYSFAIFVCNYTIEQVKDEIMNSHATNILQFVNQFVQKSNLGSYVSISGRRTTRPISIPVILDIEENILSHIYGLKGFLDATVLAHEEKKHEIVPLEVKTGKLGSVSHEAQGLIYTLLLKDKYEVPVDFFLLLQTRTNNFIKHPKILHSIKHVIMARNQLATKLKYRLKEITWDKSHDVILPPILQSSVCDNCFTKESCMVLNNLLEDGTAEESGLRPGEYETITSHLSTNHDKYGAFFKKYNDLITQEESSIMHIKKQLFLLDSNTKESTSGLCLSNLCLVDISEENSTSEEFLHVFKRNFQEGQKPQSMLLSQLNVNDYVFISDERGHFGLCQGRVTSITRGSITICSKKRLRNPEVVAKEILSAAKKQPIEGSQPLITYRLDKNVIEQGLSLTRFNLLNLFLPPVTEDHFVVDQQTGQERSIKKSEGGDQRMRTFLVDKAPPEFIPDELPPLIPYDPNELESFNYDQRKAVGKVMRAKDYALILGMPGSGKTTVIAQIIKILASRGQKVLLTSYTHSAVDNILLKLKGSPINIIRLGSARKIHPEIHEYQPSYQDAESYEDIMKQISDTQVVATTCLGLNDIFFTLQQKDFDYAILDEASQISMPVALGPLRYASKFIMVGDHYQLPPLVRNEEARLGGLQESLFKILCEAQPKAVIELTYQYRMCDDVAALSNFLIYSNKLKCGNEQVAKKKINLPRLKELENFHCPQELHEKDWLCEILEPHKKVIFLNYDLCEEEQLIEINEQKTITNPGEVDIAEQCVNGLIHAGMDCRDIGVMTLYRAQLQLLNKRFASDHYSNLEILTADQFQGRDKESIIISLVRSNVEHNAGSLLRELRRVNVAMTRAKSKLIIIGSRATISSVPQMARLVNFLHSKGWIYDLPHHFRDFHKFPISSPSSSFLHSSQGKNKSYQGSTVDHKSTNGTERKGAKNITASSQLVKDHPIIKQSLLEF, from the coding sequence ATGCCAAGGACGCCTCAGAAGAAAAGATCTGGGAGCCTGGTGGTCTCTCCAGAGGCAACTACTTCGAAAAATCGACCTCCCATCACTTCGGCGGCAACCGAAAGGGATAACTTGGACGAGAGAAGAAGGAGGAAAAACTATCAATTTGCACCTATAAACAATCTagacaataataataaaccAGAAAATTCTGTTTTGAAATCGATTTCAGTCTCACAAGTAAGGAATACTTCTTATAGCAATTCCAAGAAGGTACAGAGATCTAAACAACAGCAAAAGGCAACACTGCAACCTAGTTTTAAAAATGACCCCATTCTAAAGCCTGTTAGGAGACAGGAATCACTAGAAGAAGGGCCAACAGAGGAAGTGATTTGGAAATATTCCCCCACTGCAAGAGATTTGTCGGATAAGGTGAATAGTTCAAATGACAATTCCGAGGACAACGTACAGGCtgaaaaagatcaagaaccTTCTTCCACACCTTTGGTACCGAAAAGGTTGAAAAGTGTGCTTAGCTTTACTAATATAAATGATAGGGAACAATCAGAACCTCCACTGACTACACTTTCCATGCAACAGAGGGATTCACTGCGATCTAGGGGTACCACTGATTCAATGAAAGAATCGTTACGAGATATAGATGATATATTAGGGGACATTGAGGGTGATCTTAGCATGAAACCCAAACTCAATAGAGTGAACGATTTACCCTCGTCACCTTCAGGGATACAACAACGACAAGAAAACGTAGAAGAGGATTACGAAGACAGCGATTCCAATAATGGAGACGAATCTCTGATCAATATTCTTACCCAGAAGCCCACTTTGGACGATCCTACTCCGGAATTGCCGACGCCAGGGACAACGGCACCTGCACCTGCGCCAGGGCCAACGGCACCAGCACCTGCACCTGTTCTACCAGAGCATAAATCAAGTTCAGATAATGAACTTTTAGATGATTCGTTGCTGGATTACTTcgaggaagatgaaaaaaataatgatgaaattactGATAACCTTGCAAACAAGGATCTAGAAGATCTTAACCAAGTGGGGAAACAGTTTTCTCAGAACTTaaacattgaaaaaaatgatggTAATGAGGATCCTGAATCATCAGATTCAGAGATTATCTCAGAAAATCAGGAATTCATTGAATTGGCTAAATCCGCGGTTATCAGAGAAGGGGTTGAAAGACTTGTTATCCTTAATGTATCAGAGTTACAACTGCCCAAAGTGGGACGCCagaaaattttgcattGTATTGACCACAAAGGTGAGACTAGCTCAGTAATGGTCCGACATCCATGGGTCTATCTAGAGTTTTCCAGGGGTGATGCTATTCATATAATTCAAGGACAAAATGTGGATAACAAGAGATTACTTTCCGACGATATAAATCCCAAGACTAATGTTAGAAATGACAATCTCTTAGTCCTGAATCCTGATATTCTACTATCTGCAACTACTGTAGGGAATTCTATCGGATGCCTCAGACGATCTACAATTGAAACGATCTTTGACGACCCCAGGGGCGAaccaaagatttcaatgaCCATCGGTAATATTGTGCACgaacttttacaagatgcATTACGttgtaaattggaaaatcaAAAACTTACCGTGgattatttggaagaagtgCTTGATTCACTTTTGAAGACATATTCTTTTGCTATATTTGTTTGCAATTACACAATTGAACAAgtaaaagatgaaattatgAATAGTCATGCAACAAACATTCTACAATTTGTCAATCAATTTGTACAGAAGAGTAATCTAGGTAGTTACGTATCCATATCAGGACGAAGAACCACTAGACCAATTTCAATACCCGTTATTCTTGATATCGAGGAGAACATATTGTCTCACATTTATGGTTTGAAAGGTTTCTTAGATGCTACAGTATTGGCACATGAAGAGAAGAAGCATGAAATCGTACCATTAGAAGTGAAAACCGGTAAGTTGGGAAGTGTCTCTCACGAGGCACAAGGTCTCATATACACGCTTCTCTTGAAAGACAAATACGAAGTTCCTGTGGATTTTTTCCTGCTACTGCAGACTAGAAccaacaattttatcaaacatccaaaaattcttcactCTATTAAGCATGTTATTATGGCCAGAAATCAGCTGGCTACCAAACTAAAATACCGTTTAAAAGAGATCACATGGGATAAATCGCACGACGTAATTTTACCGCCAATACTTCAGAGTTCTGTTTGTGACAACTGCTTCACAAAAGAATCCTGTATGGTGTTAAATAATTTACTGGAAGATGGAACAGCCGAAGAAAGTGGTCTACGGCCTGGTGAATATGAAACTATTACAAGTCATTTATCGACAAATCATGATAAATATGGagcttttttcaaaaaatacAATGATTTGATTACACAGGAAGAATCTAGCATAATGCACATCAAAAAGCAACTTTTCCTTTTAGATAGTAATACGAAGGAATCTACTAGTGGACTATGCCTATCAAATCTCTGTTTGGTTGATATCTCAGAAGAGAATTCTACTTCCGAAGAATTTTTACATGTGtttaaaagaaatttcCAGGAGGGACAAAAACCCCAGTCAATGCTCCTTTCACAGTTGAATGTGAACGACTATGTATTCATCAGTGATGAACGTGGTCATTTCGGTTTATGTCAAGGTCGCGTAACAAGTATAACGAGAGGGTCAATCACGATCTGCTCAAAAAAACGGCTACGAAACCCTGAAGTTGTCGCCAAAGAGATTCTGTCTGCCGCTAAGAAACAGCCTATTGAAGGATCACAACCGCTCATTACTTATAGATTGGATAAGAATGTTATTGAACAAGGATTGTCCCTTACAAGATTTAACCTATTGAACCTTTTCCTCCCCCCCGTCACAGAGGATCACTTCGTCGTTGACCAACAAACAGGTCAAGAACGATCGATTAAAAAATCCGAGGGAGGTGACCAAAGAATGAGAACATTCCTGGTGGACAAAGCACCACCAGAATTTATACCCGACGAATTACCTCCGTTGATTCCTTATGACCCAAATGAACTAGAATCTTTTAACTATGATCAGCGTAAGGCTGTGGGAAAAGTGATGAGGGCCAAGGACTATGCATTGATTTTAGGAATGCCAGGTTCTGGTAAAACAACGGTTATCGCAcaaatcatcaaaattctcGCCAGCAGGGGTCAAAAAGTACTGCTAACTTCCTACACACATTCGGCAGTGGATAACATTCTACTCAAATTAAAAGGTTCACCGATTAATATTATCCGATTGGGATCAGCACGCAAAATTCATCCAGAAATTCATGAGTATCAACCGTCTTATCAAGATGCAGAATCATACGAAGATATCATGAAACAAATCAGTGACACTCAAGTCGTAGCAACGACATGTCTCGGGTtaaatgatatttttttcacaCTACAGCAGAAGGATTTTGATTATGCGATCCTCGATGAAGCCAGTCAAATATCAATGCCCGTAGCACTAGGACCACTGAGATACGCCTCGAAATTTATTATGGTGGGTGATCATTACCAACTACCACCATTAGTGAGAAACGAGGAGGCACGGCTTGGAGGATTACAGGAAtcccttttcaaaatattatGTGAGGCACAACCTAAAGCTGTAATCGAACTAACTTACCAGTATCGTATGTGTGATGACGTTGCGGCGCTAtcgaatttcttgatctaCAGCAACAAATTAAAGTGCGGCAACGAGCAGGTggccaagaaaaaaattaatttaCCGCGACTCAAAGAGCTGGAGAATTTCCATTGTCCACAGGAATTGCATGAAAAGGACTGGTTATGCGAAATCTTGGAACCCCACAAAAAAGTAATATTTCTCAATTATGATTTATGTGAGGAAGAACAACTGATTGAAATAAATGAACAGAAAACCATTACCAACCCAGGTGAAGTCGATATAGCAGAACAATGCGTGAACGGTTTAATACACGCTGGTATGGATTGTCGGGATATCGGGGTAATGACATTATACAGGGCACAGTTACAACTCCTCAATAAAAGATTTGCTTCTGATCATTACAGCAACCTAGAAATACTGACCGCAGATCAATTCCAAGGACGTGACAAAGAGTCCATCATCATCTCTCTTGTAAGAAGTAATGTGGAACATAATGCAGGTTCCCTCTTAAGGGAACTTAGACGTGTGAATGTCGCCATGACAAGAGCCAAATCCAAACTGATCATAATAGGATCTCGAGCAACCATTTCATCTGTACCTCAGATGGCTCGACTGGTCAACTTCCTGCATTCGAAAGGTTGGATCTACGATCTACCACATCACTTCAGAGATTTTCATAAGTTCCCtatttcatcaccatcatcgTCATTTCTCCATAGCTCACaaggaaaaaataaatcttATCAAGGATCCACTGTTGACCATAAGTCTACAAATGGCACTGAAAGAAAAGGTGCTAAAAACATCACTGCCTCGTCTCAACTCGTCAAAGACCACCCAATAATCAAGCAAAGTTTGCTAGAGTTTTGA
- the CPD1 gene encoding 2',3'-cyclic-nucleotide 3'-phosphodiesterase (similar to uniprot|P53314 Saccharomyces cerevisiae YGR247W CPD1 Cyclic nucleotide phosphodiesterase hydrolyzes ADP-ribose 1'' 2''-cyclic phosphate to ADP- ribose 1''-phosphate no detectable phenotype is conferred by null mutation or by overexpression) has product MAIALWYCPPQGSEVYENLQLLITSLQSLFPNSPVFEPHITITSDLNCNSADDVNKILTSCVAAIKSIPPSQPLVKFQHCTIGKSYFRKVVLECEPNRYLYSIAQIMRELYVEIDEASRTQRAATWARDEFKPHLSLLYSDVYPISQAFARIIQQRIEDALNVQLVKDLQEKTTTHQLQWNFSNEAETTQWNRPCTFKVVRCEGPVSHWRVLGGTSI; this is encoded by the coding sequence ATGGCAATTGCACTCTGGTATTGTCCCCCTCAGGGCTCAGAGGTCTATGAAAATTTGCAGCTGTTAATCACTTCATTGCAATCGCTCTTCCCCAATAGCCCAGTTTTTGAACCTCATATTACAATAACCTCTGATTTGAACTGTAACAGTGCAGATGACGTTAACAAAATTTTGACCTCATGTGTAGCTGCCATTAAATCAATTCCACCATCACAACCACTAGTCAAATTTCAACACTGTACAATCGGTAAATCCTACTTCCGCAAAGTTGTACTAGAGTGTGAACCAAACAGATATTTGTATAGTATTGCTCAGATTATGAGAGAACTCTACGTGGAAATCGATGAGGCAAGCAGAACTCAAAGAGCCGCCACCTGGGCAAGAGATGAGTTTAAACCTCATCTCTCTCTGTTGTATTCTGATGTTTATCCTATTTCACAAGCATTTGCAAGGATCATTCAACagagaattgaagatgCCTTAAACGTccaattggttaaagaCTTGCAAGAAAAGACTACGACCCATCAGTTACAATGGAATTTTAGCAATGAAGCTGAAACCACTCAATGGAATCGCCCTTGTACCTTTAAAGTGGTTCGTTGCGAAGGCCCGGTCTCCCACTGGAGGGTGCTGGGGGGCACAAGTATATAA